Proteins found in one Actinokineospora alba genomic segment:
- a CDS encoding glycosyltransferase 87 family protein, with protein sequence MTASALDVRPRSAAAVSIFPIVCVVAGVVGWLLGWHLGVDNAVYRSGAVALLHGEALYDLPFLSDEPSWARLPFTYPPTATLMFVPLALVPTQVAWGLLGAVSIMGMAWVIKLSVEALPNRPQWMDPARTTAVLGIVLLGIEPVWRTVFLGQINLVLMALVVVDVLLVGAKSTRFGGILIGVAAAIKLTPLIFVPHLIAIGRKADAVRAVVTFFVLQGLMFVLVPHDVFQFWGHAVRDPQRIGPIYWAGNQSVNGLLLRLTDNADWTLRVALPIGALLAIPCLVWVRRLHSQNRALPALLVTAFLGLLVSPVSWSHHWVWVVPLVVFLLSRLPDRAPTWREAAGVGSVVLVFASCVLLAMRNGKAVEFDWTPLEYVVGSAYLLVPLVAGAIVLIRQVRH encoded by the coding sequence GTGACCGCCTCTGCCTTGGATGTCCGGCCGCGATCAGCCGCAGCGGTGTCGATCTTCCCCATCGTGTGTGTGGTCGCCGGCGTCGTCGGGTGGCTGCTCGGCTGGCATCTCGGCGTCGACAACGCGGTCTACCGGTCCGGGGCCGTCGCCCTGTTGCACGGCGAAGCGCTCTATGACCTGCCCTTCCTCAGCGACGAGCCCTCCTGGGCGCGGTTGCCGTTCACCTACCCGCCGACCGCGACGCTGATGTTCGTGCCGCTCGCGCTGGTGCCCACCCAGGTCGCCTGGGGGCTGCTGGGCGCGGTGTCGATCATGGGGATGGCGTGGGTGATCAAACTCTCCGTCGAAGCGCTGCCCAACCGTCCACAGTGGATGGACCCGGCCCGGACCACCGCCGTGCTCGGGATCGTGCTGCTGGGCATCGAACCCGTGTGGCGCACGGTGTTCCTCGGCCAGATCAACCTCGTCCTGATGGCGCTCGTCGTGGTCGACGTCCTGCTCGTGGGCGCCAAGAGCACCCGGTTCGGCGGAATCCTGATCGGGGTCGCGGCGGCGATCAAGCTGACCCCGCTGATCTTCGTGCCGCACCTGATCGCGATCGGCCGCAAAGCCGACGCCGTCCGCGCGGTCGTGACCTTCTTCGTGTTGCAGGGCTTGATGTTCGTCCTCGTCCCGCACGACGTCTTCCAGTTCTGGGGCCACGCCGTGCGCGACCCGCAGCGGATCGGGCCGATCTACTGGGCGGGCAACCAGTCGGTCAACGGTCTGCTGCTGCGGCTGACCGACAACGCCGACTGGACGCTGCGGGTGGCGCTGCCGATCGGCGCGCTGCTGGCCATCCCCTGCCTGGTGTGGGTCCGCAGGCTGCACTCGCAGAACCGGGCGCTGCCCGCGCTGCTGGTGACCGCGTTCCTCGGGCTGCTCGTGAGCCCGGTCTCGTGGTCGCACCACTGGGTGTGGGTCGTGCCGCTCGTCGTGTTCCTGCTGTCGCGACTGCCCGACCGCGCCCCCACCTGGCGGGAGGCGGCGGGGGTCGGCTCGGTCGTGCTGGTCTTCGCCAGCTGCGTGCTGCTCGCCATGCGCAACGGCAAGGCGGTCGAGTTCGACTGGACCCCGCTGGAGTACGTCGTCGGCAGCGCCTACCTGCTGGTCCCGCTCGTGGCGGGGGCGATTGTGCTGATCAGACAAGTTCGGCATTAG